Proteins found in one Rhizobium sp. BT04 genomic segment:
- the sctR gene encoding type III secretion system export apparatus subunit SctR has protein sequence MEQTFPLAQSLVAMAAISMLPVIAVIATSFTKISVVLLIVRNAIGIQQTPPNLLVFAIAIVLSAFVMNPVLQSSWQLLLAHSGDFGTIGGMADGVVKVAAPLKDFMLKFSDAEVRDFFVQASQKIWANAPVTPIASDDITVLTPSFLVSELTRAFEIGFLIYLPFLMIDFAVSAILVALGMQMMSPTVVSTPLKLLLFVSIDGWRRLLEGLVLSYAQ, from the coding sequence ATGGAACAGACCTTTCCTCTTGCCCAGAGCCTCGTGGCGATGGCGGCGATCTCGATGCTGCCGGTTATCGCCGTGATCGCGACGTCCTTCACCAAGATTTCGGTGGTCCTGCTGATCGTGCGCAATGCGATCGGCATCCAGCAGACGCCGCCGAATCTCCTGGTCTTCGCCATCGCCATCGTGCTCTCGGCATTCGTGATGAACCCGGTGCTGCAAAGCAGCTGGCAATTGCTGCTGGCCCATAGCGGCGATTTCGGCACGATCGGCGGCATGGCGGACGGTGTGGTCAAGGTGGCCGCCCCGCTCAAGGATTTCATGCTGAAGTTTTCCGATGCCGAGGTCCGCGACTTTTTCGTGCAGGCCTCGCAGAAGATCTGGGCGAACGCGCCGGTTACCCCCATTGCCTCCGACGACATCACCGTGCTGACGCCGAGCTTCCTCGTTTCGGAACTGACGCGGGCGTTCGAAATCGGATTTCTGATCTATCTGCCCTTTCTGATGATCGACTTCGCCGTCTCCGCCATCCTCGTGGCGCTCGGCATGCAGATGATGTCCCCGACCGTCGTTTCCACACCGCTCAAGCTGCTGCTGTTCGTCTCGATCGATGGCTGGCGGCGATTGCTGGAAGGTCTGGTGCTGTCCTATGCGCAGTGA
- a CDS encoding EscT/YscT/HrcT family type III secretion system export apparatus protein, translating to MGPDHLPLVGIEVAAPAAAMLGAARALGILLIFPIFSLFSIVGILRFGLAIGLSAPSVAFAYSVLALGDTSWFDLAALSIKELCFGALIGMGLGIPFWAAQAAGDMTDVYRGANAANLFDQINALETAPLGSLMMSIALVIFVSAGGIIDLVAIFYKSFELWPLFTLTPAMPDDPLDMILGVFGRLFKAAGLLAAPFMIVTCALEFSLAFVGRSSKQFPLNDSLPAIKNFAVMVILVIYTAFISSYFHDLWVDGFNEVKAMLEVTHGQK from the coding sequence ATGGGGCCGGATCATCTTCCGCTCGTCGGCATCGAGGTCGCGGCACCTGCCGCGGCGATGCTGGGTGCTGCCCGCGCGCTCGGGATCCTGCTGATCTTCCCGATCTTCTCGCTGTTCAGCATCGTCGGCATTCTGCGTTTCGGCCTTGCGATCGGCCTTTCGGCGCCCTCCGTCGCCTTCGCCTATTCGGTGCTGGCTCTCGGGGATACGTCCTGGTTCGATCTCGCCGCTCTCTCGATCAAGGAACTCTGCTTCGGGGCGCTCATCGGCATGGGGCTCGGCATCCCCTTCTGGGCCGCCCAGGCGGCGGGCGACATGACCGATGTCTATCGCGGCGCCAATGCCGCCAATCTCTTCGACCAGATCAACGCGCTGGAAACCGCGCCGCTCGGTTCACTGATGATGTCGATTGCTCTGGTGATTTTCGTCAGCGCCGGCGGCATCATCGATCTGGTCGCGATTTTCTACAAATCCTTCGAGCTCTGGCCGCTCTTCACGCTGACGCCGGCCATGCCTGACGACCCGCTCGACATGATCCTCGGTGTTTTCGGCCGGCTCTTCAAGGCGGCCGGCTTGCTTGCCGCCCCGTTTATGATCGTCACCTGCGCGCTCGAATTTTCGCTGGCCTTCGTCGGCCGCTCGTCCAAACAGTTCCCGTTGAACGACAGCCTGCCCGCCATCAAAAACTTCGCGGTCATGGTCATTCTCGTCATCTACACGGCCTTCATCTCCAGCTATTTCCACGATCTCTGGGTCGATGGATTCAACGAGGTGAAAGCCATGCTGGAGGTGACCCATGGCCAAAAATGA
- a CDS encoding EscU/YscU/HrcU family type III secretion system export apparatus switch protein: MAKNDDTEEKTLPPSRVKLDRLRREGQVPRSKEIPVAISVLAIAVYVTWELPGILEDFARSFDAGLQSAARADLSDAVTVGLSKTGVALLDLIWLPLAMGLAATIVVSILDAQGFPVSFKHMSFDFTRLNPFDGIKRLFSLASIAEFLKGLVKFVLLAAAGGGAILYFLNGIFWAPLCGEACSLSTTAHLLGSILVIAAGIMVAAAFFDIRISRALFRHEHRMTKTEARREYKDTQGDPKLKSARRQIGAEMRSSPPRKEGPGRR; encoded by the coding sequence ATGGCCAAAAATGACGATACCGAGGAAAAAACCCTGCCGCCGAGCCGGGTGAAGCTCGATCGGCTCCGGCGCGAGGGCCAGGTTCCGCGCTCGAAGGAAATCCCGGTTGCGATCTCCGTCCTCGCCATCGCGGTCTATGTCACCTGGGAATTGCCGGGCATCCTCGAAGACTTCGCCCGCAGTTTCGATGCCGGCCTGCAGTCCGCCGCCCGGGCCGATCTCTCCGACGCCGTTACCGTCGGCTTGAGCAAAACCGGCGTGGCGCTGCTCGACCTCATCTGGCTGCCGCTGGCGATGGGGCTTGCCGCGACCATCGTGGTCTCGATCCTCGACGCGCAAGGCTTTCCTGTTTCGTTCAAGCATATGAGCTTCGATTTCACCCGTCTCAATCCGTTCGACGGCATCAAGCGGCTTTTTTCGCTCGCCAGCATCGCCGAGTTCCTCAAGGGGCTCGTCAAGTTTGTCTTGCTTGCCGCTGCCGGCGGCGGTGCGATCCTCTATTTCCTCAACGGCATTTTCTGGGCACCCCTTTGCGGAGAGGCATGTTCGCTATCCACCACAGCTCATCTGCTTGGCTCGATCCTCGTCATCGCCGCCGGCATCATGGTCGCGGCTGCCTTTTTCGATATCCGCATTTCGCGCGCACTGTTCAGGCACGAGCATCGTATGACCAAGACCGAAGCGCGGCGCGAATACAAGGACACCCAGGGCGATCCGAAGCTGAAGTCGGCGCGCAGACAGATCGGCGCGGAAATGCGCAGCAGCCCGCCGCGCAAGGAAGGGCCGGGCCGGCGATAA
- a CDS encoding flagellar biosynthesis protein FlhA → MKVRSSAIAMLAQRTDMLLAVFFASVVTMLVLPLPTIVLDVLIAFNLSFAFVVLITTTYLKSVLEISTFPAVILIGTLFRLALTISSTRLVLADADAGEIIMAFGDFVVSGNVVVGLIIFLIVALVQFIVVTKGAERIAEVGARFTLDAMPGKQLAIDSDLRNGHISAEAAQKRRAHLEQESQFFGAMDGAMRFVKGDAVAGLVIVAVNLIGGLAIGIFQKGLSFAEAAHLYTLLSIGDGLVSQIPSILMAVSAGIVVTRVSDDGNGSLGSDIGRELFREPRALAIAAVLTICAGFVPGFPTSVLGAIGLCLAGLAFVVHRRRTGQPAAGAANAMESAKSYPLDRTKYGDPVVATVSMETLARLEAMRLGEMLDGRIRMAARAVGVSVTVPTFNADPRMAEDLIHLQVENVPAGLIRCGPERSDEQIADDIVRIVRRHIGALFSVDDAAQWLGSLEPRLGKLAIDVATQIPLMLTVAVVRRLLDSGVTLSQPRGLLEVMLHAGTDHEPDALAEKARWALSKQIAFGLLDRRGLLPVLMLPSDWEHFIRSYGETGRTADKIEIGEKLRLLAEETRAALADANERGLDPVIIMPGELRLLTQALMIRHNCRIPVLAVEEIDRDIAIETVGEVGQFQNSAGSKRKSSS, encoded by the coding sequence ATGAAGGTAAGGTCATCCGCCATCGCCATGCTTGCGCAGCGCACGGACATGCTGCTTGCGGTGTTTTTCGCCTCCGTCGTGACGATGCTGGTGCTGCCGCTTCCGACAATCGTTCTGGACGTGCTGATCGCTTTCAATCTTTCCTTCGCCTTCGTGGTGCTGATCACCACGACCTATCTGAAGAGCGTTCTTGAAATCTCGACCTTTCCCGCCGTCATTCTGATCGGCACGCTGTTCCGGCTGGCCCTGACGATTTCCTCGACGCGGCTTGTGCTTGCGGATGCCGATGCCGGCGAGATCATCATGGCCTTCGGCGATTTCGTCGTCTCGGGAAACGTCGTCGTCGGCCTGATCATTTTCCTGATCGTGGCGCTGGTGCAGTTCATCGTGGTGACGAAGGGCGCCGAGCGTATCGCCGAAGTCGGCGCACGTTTCACCCTCGACGCCATGCCGGGCAAGCAACTCGCCATCGACAGCGATCTGCGTAACGGCCATATCAGCGCGGAGGCCGCCCAGAAGCGCCGGGCGCACCTCGAACAGGAGAGCCAGTTCTTCGGCGCGATGGACGGCGCGATGCGGTTCGTCAAGGGCGATGCGGTCGCCGGACTGGTGATCGTCGCCGTCAATCTCATCGGCGGCCTGGCGATCGGCATTTTCCAGAAGGGACTGAGCTTTGCCGAGGCCGCCCATCTCTATACGCTGCTGTCGATCGGCGACGGCCTGGTCTCGCAGATCCCATCCATCCTCATGGCTGTCTCCGCCGGCATCGTCGTGACCCGCGTGTCCGACGACGGCAACGGCAGCCTCGGCAGCGATATCGGCCGCGAACTCTTCCGGGAACCGCGCGCATTGGCGATTGCGGCAGTGCTGACGATATGCGCGGGCTTCGTTCCCGGATTCCCGACGAGCGTGCTCGGCGCGATCGGCCTGTGCCTGGCGGGCCTTGCCTTCGTGGTTCATCGCCGGCGCACAGGCCAGCCTGCAGCCGGAGCGGCGAATGCGATGGAAAGCGCCAAATCCTATCCGCTCGACAGGACGAAATATGGCGATCCCGTCGTCGCCACCGTCTCCATGGAAACGCTGGCGCGGCTCGAGGCCATGAGGCTCGGCGAGATGTTGGACGGGCGTATCCGCATGGCGGCGCGCGCCGTTGGCGTCTCCGTGACGGTGCCGACATTCAACGCCGATCCTCGCATGGCCGAGGATCTCATCCATCTTCAGGTCGAAAACGTCCCTGCCGGGCTCATCAGGTGCGGCCCTGAACGATCGGACGAACAGATTGCCGACGACATCGTGCGCATCGTCCGCCGGCATATCGGCGCGCTTTTCAGTGTCGATGACGCCGCGCAATGGCTGGGCAGCCTCGAACCGCGTCTCGGTAAGCTGGCGATCGATGTCGCCACCCAGATCCCGCTGATGCTGACGGTCGCGGTCGTCCGGCGGCTGCTGGATTCCGGCGTGACGCTTTCCCAGCCGCGCGGACTTCTGGAAGTGATGCTGCACGCCGGCACCGATCATGAGCCGGATGCCCTGGCCGAAAAGGCGCGTTGGGCGCTTTCCAAGCAGATCGCCTTCGGGCTTCTCGACCGGCGCGGACTGCTGCCGGTACTTATGCTTCCCTCCGACTGGGAACATTTCATCCGGTCCTATGGAGAGACGGGCCGAACGGCGGACAAGATCGAGATCGGCGAAAAATTGCGTCTTCTCGCCGAGGAAACCAGAGCTGCCTTGGCCGACGCCAATGAGCGCGGGCTCGATCCCGTCATTATCATGCCGGGCGAGCTTCGGCTTCTCACCCAGGCGCTGATGATCCGCCACAACTGCCGCATTCCGGTGTTGGCGGTGGAGGAAATCGACAGGGATATCGCGATCGAAACCGTCGGAGAGGTCGGACAATTCCAGAACTCTGCCGGATCAAAACGAAAGTCGAGCTCATAG
- a CDS encoding FliI/YscN family ATPase encodes MVDALLRMERTLEQTDVRRQSGRVKSVSGLLVRAVIPSVRIGELCELHEPGRGRIGLGDVVGIDGETALLSLHGETRGISQRTEVVPTGREPTISVGNFLLGAIIDAHGNVLRPSANPAGDDARFLQPLHGQPVDPLSRRPIRQPFTSGIAALDGLLTCGQGQRIGIFGAPGAGKSTLVSEIIANSNADVIVCALVGERGREVGEFVAGNMPESVPSNVALVVATSDRPALERFKAVMTATAIAEHFREQGKHVLLVIDSVTRMARALREVGLAAGEPPVRRGFPPSVFAVLPQIFERAGNSAKGTMTAFYTVLVEGEEQDDPIAEETRSLLDGHIVLSDKIARAGNFPAIDVLASRSRTMSAVVSRSHRQAADRLRGLLALYDEVELLIRVGEYRQGRDAAVDEAVAKHGLIQRFLFDGKGKPQPFGAIVETLEELVR; translated from the coding sequence ATGGTTGACGCGTTGCTTCGGATGGAGCGGACACTCGAACAGACGGACGTGCGGCGGCAGAGCGGCCGCGTGAAAAGTGTTTCGGGCTTGCTGGTGCGGGCGGTCATTCCTTCGGTGCGGATCGGCGAGCTTTGTGAACTGCATGAGCCGGGCAGAGGGCGCATCGGCCTTGGCGATGTCGTCGGCATCGACGGCGAGACGGCGCTTCTGTCGCTTCACGGCGAAACCCGCGGCATCTCCCAGCGCACGGAAGTCGTTCCGACCGGCCGGGAGCCGACCATTTCCGTCGGCAATTTCCTGCTCGGCGCGATCATCGACGCGCACGGCAATGTCCTGCGTCCTTCCGCCAACCCCGCCGGCGACGACGCCCGCTTCCTGCAGCCGCTCCATGGCCAGCCGGTCGATCCCCTGTCGCGCCGCCCCATCCGGCAGCCGTTTACGTCGGGAATTGCTGCCCTGGACGGGTTGCTGACCTGCGGGCAGGGCCAGCGCATCGGTATTTTCGGTGCGCCTGGCGCCGGCAAGTCGACGCTGGTGTCTGAGATCATCGCCAACAGCAATGCCGATGTGATCGTCTGCGCCCTGGTCGGCGAACGCGGACGCGAAGTCGGTGAATTCGTTGCCGGCAACATGCCCGAAAGCGTTCCGTCGAATGTGGCGCTGGTCGTCGCCACATCGGATCGCCCGGCGCTGGAGCGCTTCAAGGCGGTGATGACGGCAACGGCGATCGCCGAGCATTTTCGCGAGCAGGGAAAACATGTGCTGCTCGTCATCGACAGCGTCACCCGCATGGCCCGCGCCTTGCGCGAAGTGGGGCTGGCGGCCGGCGAACCGCCGGTGCGGCGTGGCTTTCCGCCCTCTGTCTTCGCCGTCCTGCCGCAAATCTTCGAGCGGGCCGGAAACAGTGCAAAAGGCACAATGACGGCTTTCTACACGGTCCTCGTCGAAGGCGAAGAGCAGGACGATCCGATCGCCGAAGAAACCAGATCGCTGCTGGATGGCCACATCGTGCTCTCAGACAAGATCGCCAGGGCGGGCAATTTTCCGGCGATCGACGTGCTGGCCAGCCGAAGCCGGACGATGAGCGCGGTGGTGAGCCGGAGCCATCGCCAGGCAGCCGACAGGCTGCGCGGCCTGCTTGCCCTCTATGACGAGGTGGAGTTGCTGATCCGCGTCGGCGAATATCGCCAAGGGCGCGATGCCGCCGTCGACGAAGCCGTCGCCAAACACGGCCTCATTCAGCGCTTCCTGTTTGACGGGAAGGGCAAGCCGCAGCCGTTCGGCGCCATCGTCGAAACGCTCGAGGAGCTTGTCCGATGA
- a CDS encoding FadR/GntR family transcriptional regulator, with protein sequence MEHVVRSQTSRVRQQKRGDLVAEDIKRLVTQHELRPGDKLPMEKELQKLFGVSKSTIREALKSLEVQGLITISTGPTGGATIVEVPLERTLLFLQNYLFFQNVTMKDIYAARRLLEPELAAGAVPYLTEKHFRALEENIENCQPTSRDETRLVYQRQADLDFHDILASANPDPFLRFLCQMINEMLRRLVVFSTHTPPEEHAEFGCANAKCHTHILEAARQRDAERVRHLMRAHMDEASGFVERLNGQLDGRLILDSEMMPTPFKLPPGRS encoded by the coding sequence ATGGAACATGTCGTGAGATCACAGACGTCTCGGGTGAGGCAGCAAAAGCGGGGCGACCTCGTCGCTGAGGACATCAAGCGGCTTGTCACTCAGCACGAGCTGAGGCCAGGCGACAAACTTCCGATGGAGAAGGAACTGCAAAAACTGTTCGGGGTGAGCAAGAGCACCATTCGCGAGGCGCTAAAGTCACTCGAGGTGCAAGGATTGATAACAATCAGCACCGGTCCGACCGGCGGCGCCACCATCGTCGAGGTCCCCTTGGAGCGGACTCTGCTTTTTTTACAGAACTACCTGTTCTTCCAAAACGTGACGATGAAAGACATTTACGCCGCCAGGCGTTTGCTGGAGCCTGAACTCGCCGCGGGCGCTGTCCCATATCTTACCGAAAAGCATTTCCGCGCTCTGGAAGAGAACATTGAGAACTGCCAGCCTACCTCTCGTGACGAAACGCGGCTCGTGTATCAAAGGCAGGCGGACCTCGACTTCCACGACATTCTCGCTTCCGCCAATCCGGACCCGTTTCTGCGCTTCCTCTGTCAGATGATCAATGAAATGCTCCGACGCCTGGTCGTCTTTAGCACCCACACGCCGCCAGAAGAGCATGCCGAATTCGGATGCGCCAACGCCAAATGCCACACGCACATACTCGAGGCGGCCCGGCAGAGGGACGCTGAAAGAGTCCGTCACCTCATGCGCGCGCACATGGACGAAGCGTCCGGCTTCGTCGAGCGCTTGAATGGACAATTGGACGGGCGGCTTATCCTCGACTCGGAAATGATGCCCACGCCATTCAAGTTGCCGCCTGGGCGATCCTGA
- a CDS encoding pectate lyase encodes MYGVDGQRPIDFDRTSRFDLESGCHGGGNKIDIGSNRTHTTDFTTSQTRKTSPFDDFSGNPSMLTSYVPKSRETPESGTDSDLKDVLRKLINWLSDSKKSDNTDGTSSPDEISGHKTENNAEKQTKSSETTTEKSDLSGEGDVIVVNEPIIVDGGVFDGKGATYTASSKLGDGGQSETQSPIFILRNGATLKNVNLGENGADGIHVYGGATLENVNWQNVGEDALTVKSAGDVTVIGGSAKGATDKIFQINADTTFYLKDFVADGFTTLVRTNGGKQIDADVTIDGGAFSNGSNVFRTDSSLASVRFLSDITLDNVKNWTRVGDKQSGV; translated from the coding sequence ATGTATGGCGTAGATGGACAGAGGCCCATAGACTTCGACAGAACCTCCCGTTTCGACCTCGAATCCGGCTGTCATGGCGGCGGCAACAAGATCGATATCGGCTCCAACCGCACCCACACCACGGATTTCACCACCAGCCAGACCCGCAAGACCTCACCCTTCGACGATTTTTCCGGCAACCCGTCGATGCTGACCTCCTATGTGCCGAAGTCTCGGGAGACGCCGGAAAGCGGCACGGATTCCGATCTCAAGGATGTGCTGCGCAAGCTCATCAACTGGCTGTCCGACTCCAAGAAGTCGGACAATACGGACGGCACTTCTTCCCCTGACGAGATCTCCGGCCACAAGACGGAAAACAATGCCGAGAAGCAGACCAAGAGCTCGGAGACCACGACGGAAAAGTCCGATCTCTCCGGAGAAGGCGACGTCATCGTCGTCAACGAGCCGATCATCGTGGATGGAGGTGTGTTCGACGGCAAGGGCGCGACCTATACGGCCTCTTCCAAGCTTGGCGATGGCGGCCAGTCCGAAACCCAATCGCCGATCTTCATTCTCAGGAACGGCGCGACGCTCAAGAATGTCAATCTCGGCGAGAATGGCGCCGACGGCATCCACGTCTATGGCGGCGCGACCCTCGAAAACGTAAATTGGCAAAATGTCGGCGAGGATGCGCTGACGGTGAAAAGCGCGGGCGACGTAACCGTTATCGGCGGCTCTGCCAAGGGCGCGACCGACAAGATCTTCCAGATCAATGCCGACACGACGTTCTATCTGAAGGATTTCGTCGCAGACGGCTTCACCACGCTCGTGCGCACCAATGGCGGCAAGCAGATCGACGCCGACGTCACCATCGACGGCGGCGCGTTCTCCAACGGCAGCAACGTCTTCCGCACCGACAGCTCGCTTGCCAGCGTGAGGTTCCTGTCCGATATCACGCTGGACAATGTGAAGAACTGGACGCGTGTGGGTGACAAGCAGTCAGGCGTCTGA
- a CDS encoding flagellar biosynthetic protein FliQ — protein MGEDQVSAEIGMSVMATFALAGPILGLAALLGLVIAIFQAATQIQEQTIAQIVKIFVISITLLLFGRVLATPLIEHSVHILNDFPTMVQ, from the coding sequence ATGGGTGAGGATCAGGTCTCAGCCGAAATCGGCATGTCTGTCATGGCGACGTTCGCCTTGGCCGGCCCCATTCTGGGCCTAGCGGCGCTTCTCGGCCTCGTCATCGCCATTTTCCAGGCCGCAACGCAGATCCAGGAACAGACCATCGCGCAAATCGTCAAGATTTTCGTGATCTCCATCACCCTGTTGCTGTTCGGCCGGGTGCTGGCAACGCCGCTGATCGAACATTCCGTTCATATCCTCAACGACTTCCCGACCATGGTTCAGTGA
- the sctQ gene encoding type III secretion system cytoplasmic ring protein SctQ: MNIVASAWPRSSMAESFFSRSGTMMRAAWHIPLREQPLSIRPLSPDIAAGRIADPVAVLCRIGEREQMLVASAGALRLLAERLEPLLLWEKLSPHEKAAVIEHRFAEAFEAVENRIGIGLSLLQIGAEPEPDFAGNFGFEIGWNGISLPLSGRFDETFLGGLVGWASCLPRRTLDSLTTTVSIRRGYAVLSVGEIKSLRLGDGIVIDGAATATVIAVTGERYLATCMRSDKGAVLAEPLLSTPTGPMRHFMTNETVDQELQGEPRPSPVDSIPIKLVFDAGRLELPLRTLETIGEGYVFHLDRPLSDAVDIIAQGRVIGRGEIISVDGLSAVRVTALHD; encoded by the coding sequence ATGAATATCGTTGCGTCCGCATGGCCCCGGTCATCGATGGCCGAGAGCTTCTTTTCCCGTTCCGGCACGATGATGCGGGCCGCCTGGCACATTCCGCTCCGGGAGCAACCCCTTTCCATTCGCCCTCTGTCCCCCGATATCGCGGCCGGGCGGATCGCCGATCCGGTCGCTGTTCTCTGCCGTATCGGCGAGCGGGAGCAGATGCTGGTCGCTTCGGCCGGAGCGCTGCGGTTGTTGGCCGAAAGGCTGGAACCGCTGCTCCTGTGGGAAAAACTGTCGCCGCATGAAAAGGCCGCAGTGATCGAACATCGGTTCGCCGAGGCCTTCGAGGCCGTCGAGAACAGGATCGGCATCGGCCTTTCGCTGTTGCAGATCGGCGCCGAACCGGAACCGGATTTCGCCGGCAATTTCGGCTTCGAAATCGGCTGGAACGGCATCAGTCTGCCCTTGAGCGGCCGCTTCGACGAGACTTTTCTTGGCGGGCTGGTCGGCTGGGCGAGCTGCCTGCCGCGCCGCACCCTCGATTCCCTGACGACGACGGTCAGCATCCGGCGCGGTTATGCCGTGCTGTCGGTCGGTGAGATCAAATCCCTGCGACTGGGTGACGGCATCGTCATCGACGGGGCGGCGACAGCGACCGTCATCGCGGTCACCGGTGAACGTTACCTTGCAACCTGCATGCGATCGGACAAAGGCGCGGTCCTCGCCGAACCGCTCCTGTCGACGCCAACCGGACCAATGAGGCATTTCATGACGAATGAAACCGTCGATCAGGAATTGCAGGGCGAGCCGCGTCCGTCGCCTGTCGACAGCATCCCGATCAAGCTGGTCTTCGATGCCGGGCGGCTGGAGCTGCCGCTGCGGACGCTCGAGACGATCGGCGAAGGTTATGTGTTCCACCTCGACAGGCCATTGTCGGATGCCGTCGATATCATCGCCCAGGGCCGCGTCATCGGACGGGGTGAAATCATCTCCGTGGATGGATTGAGCGCCGTTCGCGTCACGGCGCTGCACGACTGA
- the sctL gene encoding type III secretion system stator protein SctL, which produces MSSVFAGHDRIIPAENFGQIREAAQILAAARQDAAQSQATLAAAGEQAAQHGYRAGFEQGVRDAAARLAASLGKAEQEISNLDGWIETVVLKSVGLILGSMEADERTRRLVRHAISQTAGAEEIALHVAPEDAAMMARAIADLDHRITIEADPLMSSGEIVLETSAGRSQIGLKDQLAAVIEALVHG; this is translated from the coding sequence ATGAGCTCGGTATTCGCAGGCCACGACCGCATCATTCCGGCAGAAAACTTCGGTCAGATCAGGGAGGCAGCGCAGATTCTGGCGGCCGCCCGCCAGGACGCCGCCCAGTCCCAGGCGACATTGGCAGCCGCCGGCGAGCAGGCCGCCCAACACGGCTACCGCGCCGGATTCGAGCAGGGCGTTCGTGACGCCGCCGCGCGGCTTGCCGCCTCGCTCGGAAAAGCCGAACAGGAAATTTCCAATCTCGACGGCTGGATCGAGACGGTGGTTCTGAAGTCGGTCGGATTGATCCTCGGATCGATGGAGGCCGACGAGCGGACGAGGCGATTGGTCCGTCACGCCATTTCCCAGACCGCCGGGGCCGAGGAGATCGCGCTGCACGTCGCCCCCGAAGATGCCGCCATGATGGCCCGGGCGATCGCGGATCTCGATCATCGCATCACCATCGAAGCGGATCCACTGATGTCTTCAGGCGAGATCGTCCTGGAGACGTCGGCGGGACGAAGCCAGATCGGCCTGAAGGACCAGCTCGCCGCCGTGATCGAGGCCCTCGTCCATGGTTGA
- a CDS encoding ATP-binding cassette domain-containing protein, producing the protein MTRYADDATILRKGQAVRTGRVSDMTTTEMAEAMIGHALEKRDTKARAPTYSEALLSIQGLSALGDIGLPAVKDVSLDVGRCEIVGVAGVSGNGQKELVEALMGQRDRSGVVKVCGRPFHGTRKEIADLGVYGLPQEPLKNACVPRMSLQENMALRNFDRPPVAVGQFISGKAMAEQAANFVQQFRVKAAGLDAEMTTLSGGNVQRAVLARELTNEVQVLIASNPTFGLDFKACEETRERIVNARNNGAAVLLLSEDLDELFDLADRIVVMSEGRFVYEVDVATADKQTIGKHMAGAA; encoded by the coding sequence GTGACGCGCTACGCCGACGACGCGACGATTCTTCGCAAGGGGCAGGCCGTTCGGACAGGCCGGGTGTCGGACATGACCACGACTGAGATGGCCGAGGCAATGATCGGTCATGCATTGGAAAAAAGGGACACCAAGGCTCGGGCTCCAACATATTCCGAAGCGCTTTTGTCAATTCAAGGTCTCAGCGCACTGGGGGATATAGGCTTGCCTGCAGTCAAGGACGTTTCTCTTGATGTTGGAAGGTGCGAGATCGTCGGTGTCGCCGGGGTATCGGGGAATGGCCAGAAGGAATTGGTCGAGGCCCTGATGGGACAGCGAGATCGCTCGGGCGTTGTCAAAGTATGCGGCAGGCCCTTCCACGGAACCCGGAAAGAAATCGCCGATCTCGGAGTCTACGGTCTCCCGCAAGAGCCGTTGAAGAATGCCTGCGTTCCACGCATGTCGCTTCAGGAGAACATGGCGCTTCGAAACTTCGACAGACCGCCGGTCGCCGTGGGTCAGTTCATCAGCGGCAAGGCAATGGCAGAGCAAGCGGCGAACTTTGTTCAGCAGTTCCGCGTAAAGGCAGCAGGGCTCGATGCCGAAATGACCACACTGTCCGGAGGTAACGTGCAACGGGCCGTGCTGGCACGCGAGCTGACAAATGAGGTGCAGGTTCTCATTGCCTCCAACCCCACATTCGGCTTGGATTTCAAGGCCTGCGAGGAGACCCGCGAAAGGATTGTCAATGCTCGCAACAACGGCGCCGCCGTCCTGCTACTCTCCGAGGATCTCGACGAGCTATTCGATCTTGCCGATCGCATCGTTGTCATGAGCGAAGGCCGGTTTGTTTACGAGGTTGACGTCGCAACCGCGGACAAACAGACCATCGGCAAGCATATGGCCGGCGCAGCCTGA